The nucleotide sequence TTCAGCTCTTCATTTATTTTTATAAAATCATCAAAAGGATCTCTTCCTTCAATACCAGAAATATCTACTACATGTATTAATAATCTGGTTCTTTCAATATGTCTTAAAAATTGAATGCCCAATCCGACACCTTCTGATGCTCCTTCAATTATTCCCGGAATATCAGCTATTACAAAACTTGTTATTTTAGGTATGTCAACCACACCTAAATTAGGATTCAATGTTGTGAAATGATAATTTGCTATTTTGGGTCTAGCCTTAGTTACTACAGATAAAATCGTTGACTTACCTACATTTGGAAATCCAACTAATCCAACATCAGCAAGCACCTTTAATTCAAGTGATATGTATCTTTCTTCTCCTGGCATTCCTGGTTCAGCAAAATCAGGCGCCTGCCTTGTGGATGTAGCAAATCTAACATTTCCTCTTCCACCTTTGCCACCTTTGGCTACTATACATTTATCTCCCTCATGTGACAAATCAGCCATTATCCTATCACTATTTATATCTCTTATAACTGTTCCAACTGGAACAGTTATACATAAAGTATTTCCATCCCTTCCAAAGCATTTTGATCCGGAACCATTTCCTCCGTTCTCAGCTTTGTACTTTTTTTTATAAGCAAAGTCCAGAAGTGTTGTTATATTAGAATTAGCTATTAATATGACATCACCACCTCTGCCGCCATCTCCTCCATCAGGACCTCCAAATGGAACATATTTCTCTCTTCTAAAAGAAACAGATCCATCACCACCATCTCCGGATTTTACAAATATTCTTGCTGTATCAACAAACACTATTTCCAACTCCTCTTTTTATAATAGAAATGTAACTCTATATCCCAAATCATCTCCATAGCTATATTTGTGTAATTTAAATCCTTCAATATCTAAATCCATAGAGTCCCAATTTTCCATCCAATTCAATTCGTCACCAAGATTTTCATTATTTGATATAAGAAAGCTTTGACCTATCTTATCTTCAAAAATGTATATATAAATATTTTTACAATTATTATTTTCAAACCTATTAAATATATTTTTTACTAAATTACTTTTTTTAATATAATCTTTTTCAAAAAACCTTATATAAAATTTGTCTATTTCCACATTGGCTTCAATAAAATAGCCTTTTCGTGAAATAGCTGTTATATTTTCCTCAAGACATAGTCCAAAATAATTATCTTCTAACGCATATATAGAACTTATAATTGCATTTCGTTTACCTAACTTTTCCAAATAATTGGTTGCCTTATCAACGTCGCTCATCTGCAGATAGCCATATACAATTTGAATATCGTTCATAAAATCATGACGCTGCTTTCTCATAAGATTAATATATTCTTCAATATTATTCATATAACATCACCACCAATAATTAAAAAATTAAGCTAATAAGGTTTCAAAAAAAGCACCCTACGTCAGGGTGCCTTATCATAAGCTATTCTGCCATTTCTGCTGCTACCTTTTCAATATCTACAGGATAAACACTAGCTTTCTTTTTACTCTTTCCTACTCTTTCGTATTTAACTACTCCATCTATTTTTGCGAACAAAGTATCGTCTCCACCTTTTCCAACATTATCTCCTGGATGAATCTTTGTTCCTCTTTGTCTAACTAATATATTTCCAGCTAAAACAAATTGTCCATCAGCACATTTAGTACCAAGTCTTTTTGATTCACTATCTCTGCCATTTCTTGTGCTACCCATTCCTTTTTTATGAGCAAATAACTGAAGGTTTATTAGTAACATATCTACCACACCTCCTTTACACCAATTTTTATATAATCTCCGTAACTTATTTCAAGATTTTTCAAACCTAACAACATTGTCTTTATAAGTACCTGGCATTCCTCTATATTCTCGTCTGATAACCTTTCAATAGAAAAATCCAAAAAACCATTATCTATAGTATATTCAGCATTAACCTTCAAAACCT is from Clostridium fermenticellae and encodes:
- the obgE gene encoding GTPase ObgE, whose product is MFVDTARIFVKSGDGGDGSVSFRREKYVPFGGPDGGDGGRGGDVILIANSNITTLLDFAYKKKYKAENGGNGSGSKCFGRDGNTLCITVPVGTVIRDINSDRIMADLSHEGDKCIVAKGGKGGRGNVRFATSTRQAPDFAEPGMPGEERYISLELKVLADVGLVGFPNVGKSTILSVVTKARPKIANYHFTTLNPNLGVVDIPKITSFVIADIPGIIEGASEGVGLGIQFLRHIERTRLLIHVVDISGIEGRDPFDDFIKINEELKKYDVKLWDRPQIIAANKADMLYDEQVFEDFKQKVSKLGYDKVFKISAATKQGIDELMKEAARMLSTIPIVDSHISDDEKFVPEEKKFTYKIRKEEDTYIVEGSFVDRLLASVNVNDPDELRYFHKVLKNKGVLDELKSMGIKDGDTVVLNDFQFEYML
- the rpmA gene encoding 50S ribosomal protein L27; this encodes MLLINLQLFAHKKGMGSTRNGRDSESKRLGTKCADGQFVLAGNILVRQRGTKIHPGDNVGKGGDDTLFAKIDGVVKYERVGKSKKKASVYPVDIEKVAAEMAE
- a CDS encoding ribosomal-processing cysteine protease Prp produces the protein MVNVEFVKKSGNFVSARLKGHAESTNQEFDMVCSAVSVISQTILIGMLEVLKVNAEYTIDNGFLDFSIERLSDENIEECQVLIKTMLLGLKNLEISYGDYIKIGVKEVW
- a CDS encoding Spo0B domain-containing protein, which produces MNNIEEYINLMRKQRHDFMNDIQIVYGYLQMSDVDKATNYLEKLGKRNAIISSIYALEDNYFGLCLEENITAISRKGYFIEANVEIDKFYIRFFEKDYIKKSNLVKNIFNRFENNNCKNIYIYIFEDKIGQSFLISNNENLGDELNWMENWDSMDLDIEGFKLHKYSYGDDLGYRVTFLL